A part of Melittangium boletus DSM 14713 genomic DNA contains:
- a CDS encoding response regulator: MNLPFKRLNILLVDDDSVDVMHVQRAFKKSNIQSTLHVANDGRQALEMLREGQVPATNRLILLDLNMPRMNGLEFLSAIRADPALSSTPVVVLTTSNDDRDRVQSYAHHVAGYLLKPVTSPAFVELMTALNAYWSRVELP; this comes from the coding sequence ATGAACCTCCCCTTCAAGCGGCTCAACATCCTCCTCGTGGATGATGACTCGGTGGACGTGATGCACGTGCAGCGCGCCTTCAAGAAGAGCAACATCCAGAGCACCCTCCACGTGGCCAACGACGGCCGTCAGGCCCTGGAGATGCTGCGCGAGGGCCAGGTGCCCGCCACCAACCGCCTCATCTTGTTGGACCTCAACATGCCCCGGATGAATGGCCTGGAGTTCCTGAGCGCCATCCGCGCGGATCCGGCGCTCAGCAGCACCCCCGTGGTGGTCCTCACCACCTCCAACGATGACCGGGACCGGGTGCAAAGTTATGCCCACCACGTGGCGGGCTACCTCCTCAAGCCCGTCACGTCTCCGGCGTTCGTGGAGTTGATGACCGCTCTCAACGCATACTGGTCACGGGTGGAGCTGCCGTGA